In the genome of Pseudarthrobacter sp. IC2-21, one region contains:
- a CDS encoding D-alanyl-D-alanine carboxypeptidase family protein gives MCHHCVSWALPPGASRRSFAQFLAAGAGLTVLTACTPEAPKAVAPSASAPSVTSAGPSPTVAESTTAAAGPPSQAPVPPSAAASLPGQFSLTDPASPWVVVNKHRPLQPPDYAPADLVQPNVPLAVSGEASLLNSTTAAAAEAMFAAAARDGVTIVLASGYRSYATQVTTYNGYVAARGQADADTASARPGYSEHQTGWAFDIGDGGGACGFQPCFADQPAAVWAKANGHRFGFVVRYPWMFHPITGYYYEPWHLRYIGVGAATDMANRGINTVEEYFGLEAAPGYA, from the coding sequence GTGTGCCACCACTGCGTGTCCTGGGCTCTTCCGCCCGGCGCCAGCCGGCGGTCCTTCGCCCAATTCCTCGCCGCCGGGGCGGGGCTGACGGTGTTGACCGCGTGCACACCGGAGGCACCAAAGGCGGTGGCGCCGTCGGCGTCCGCACCTTCCGTTACCTCTGCGGGCCCCTCCCCCACCGTGGCGGAAAGTACGACGGCGGCAGCTGGGCCGCCGTCGCAGGCTCCCGTTCCGCCGTCGGCGGCTGCGTCCCTGCCGGGGCAGTTCTCGCTGACGGACCCGGCGAGCCCCTGGGTGGTGGTGAACAAGCACCGTCCGCTGCAGCCGCCGGACTACGCGCCGGCGGACCTGGTGCAGCCGAACGTGCCGCTGGCCGTGTCCGGTGAGGCTTCGTTGCTGAACAGCACCACGGCGGCCGCGGCGGAAGCGATGTTCGCGGCGGCCGCGCGGGACGGCGTGACCATCGTCCTGGCGAGCGGCTACCGCTCCTACGCCACGCAGGTGACCACGTACAACGGGTATGTGGCGGCGCGCGGCCAGGCGGACGCCGACACCGCCAGCGCCCGGCCCGGCTACTCGGAGCATCAGACCGGCTGGGCGTTCGACATCGGCGACGGCGGCGGGGCGTGCGGCTTCCAGCCCTGCTTCGCGGACCAGCCGGCGGCCGTGTGGGCGAAGGCGAACGGCCACCGCTTCGGCTTTGTGGTGCGGTACCCGTGGATGTTCCACCCGATCACCGGCTACTACTACGAGCCGTGGCACCTGCGGTACATCGGAGTGGGGGCCGCCACGGACATGGCGAACCGGGGCATCAACACGGTGGAGGAGTACTTCGGGCTGGAAGCGGCGCCGGGGTACGCCTGA
- the glmM gene encoding phosphoglucosamine mutase yields the protein MSRLFGTDGVRGLANGLLTAELAMQLAQAAAVVLGHDRNTNGTRPRAVVARDPRASGEFIAAAVEAGLSSSGIDVYDAGVLPTPAAAYLVADLDADFGVMISASHNPAPDNGIKFFARGGQKLPDDVEDAIEQQMSKEPTRPVGADVGRIQRFSDAEDRYVVHLLGTLPHRLDGLKVVLDCAHGAASGCSPQVFKDAGADVVVIGADPDGHNINDGVGSTHLGQLKAAVMEHRADLGIAHDGDADRCLAVDHEGNEVDGDQIMAILAVALKASGKLVDDVLVATVMSNLGLKIALREAGISIRETAVGDRYVLESMREGGYNLGGEQSGHVIFSDYATTGDGVLTGLQLAAQVALTGKPLKELAAVMTKLPQVLINVRGVDRSRVGSSEVLQQAVAVAEAGLGDTGRVLLRPSGTEPVVRVMVEAADEATAESIAERLAQVVRTELALELVTE from the coding sequence GTGTCTAGATTATTTGGAACAGATGGAGTCCGGGGCCTGGCTAACGGCCTGTTGACGGCGGAGCTTGCGATGCAGCTCGCCCAGGCAGCAGCCGTGGTGCTGGGGCATGACCGCAACACGAACGGCACGCGGCCCCGCGCCGTGGTGGCTCGCGACCCGCGCGCCAGCGGTGAGTTCATCGCCGCGGCCGTTGAGGCCGGGCTCTCCAGCTCCGGCATTGACGTCTACGACGCAGGAGTTCTACCCACGCCGGCCGCTGCCTACCTTGTGGCCGATCTTGACGCCGACTTCGGCGTGATGATCTCCGCGTCGCACAACCCGGCACCGGACAACGGCATCAAGTTCTTCGCCCGCGGCGGCCAGAAGCTCCCTGACGACGTTGAAGACGCCATCGAGCAGCAGATGAGCAAGGAGCCCACCCGTCCCGTCGGCGCCGACGTGGGACGCATCCAGCGCTTCTCCGACGCCGAAGACCGCTACGTGGTCCACCTCCTGGGCACCCTGCCGCACCGCCTGGACGGTTTGAAGGTCGTCCTGGACTGCGCCCACGGCGCCGCCAGCGGCTGCTCACCCCAGGTCTTCAAGGACGCCGGCGCCGACGTCGTGGTCATCGGCGCGGATCCGGACGGCCACAACATCAACGACGGTGTCGGCTCCACCCACCTGGGACAGCTCAAAGCCGCCGTCATGGAGCACCGCGCGGACCTCGGCATCGCCCACGACGGCGACGCCGACCGCTGCCTCGCCGTGGACCACGAAGGCAACGAAGTGGACGGCGACCAGATCATGGCGATCCTGGCCGTTGCCCTCAAAGCTTCGGGCAAGCTCGTCGATGACGTCCTGGTCGCCACCGTCATGAGCAATCTCGGCCTCAAGATCGCGCTCCGTGAAGCCGGCATCAGCATCCGCGAAACGGCAGTGGGGGACCGCTACGTTCTCGAAAGCATGCGCGAAGGCGGCTACAACCTCGGCGGCGAACAGTCCGGACATGTCATTTTCTCCGACTACGCCACCACCGGCGACGGCGTCCTTACCGGCCTGCAGCTCGCCGCGCAGGTCGCGCTGACCGGCAAGCCGCTCAAGGAGCTGGCCGCCGTGATGACCAAGCTCCCTCAGGTCCTCATCAACGTCAGGGGCGTTGACCGCAGCCGCGTGGGCAGCTCGGAAGTTCTGCAGCAGGCCGTGGCCGTGGCTGAGGCCGGACTGGGCGACACAGGCCGTGTCCTGCTCCGCCCGTCAGGCACGGAGCCCGTGGTCCGCGTCATGGTGGAGGCCGCCGATGAAGCTACCGCCGAGTCCATCGCCGAGCGGCTCGCCCAGGTGGTCCGCACCGAGCTCGCGCTCGAACTCGTCACCGAGTAA
- the glmS gene encoding glutamine--fructose-6-phosphate transaminase (isomerizing) yields the protein MCGIVGYVGHANGRGNAGHSALDVVLEGLRRLEYRGYDSAGVAVVSDGAIESRKKSGKLSNLRAELAEHPLPETLTGIGHTRWATHGGPTDQNAHPHLADGGKLALIHNGIIENFAELKLGLVDKGYKFASETDTEVAAVLLGDIFRNQLNGNADGGLAVAMQLACQQLEGAFTLLAVHADQPDVVVAARRNSPLVVGLGEGENFLGSDVSGFIDYTRRAVELGQDQIVTITADSVEITDFFGAPAQGKEYHVDWDPEAATKGGFSSFMEKEIHDQPDAVRQTLLGRSDLNGNLTLDELRIDPEELKKVNKIIVLACGTAAYAGTVAKYAIENWCRIPTEVELAHEFRYRDPILDENTLVVSISQSGETMDTLMAVRYAREQGAKAISICNTNGSTIPRESDAVLYTHAGPEIAVASTKAFLAQITAAYLLGLYLAQLRGNIFSGQIKDVLADLGKIPDKIQTILDGAGPLRELARSMANEQSVLFLGRHVGYPVALEGALKLKEIAYIHAEGFAAGELKHGPIALVEEGKPVFVIVPSPRGRDSLHAKVVSNIQEVRARGARTLVIAEEGDEAVKAYAEHVFYVPETPTLLMPLLTTVPLQIFAAELAAAKGYDVDQPRNLAKSVTVE from the coding sequence ATGTGTGGAATCGTTGGATATGTGGGTCATGCTAATGGCCGTGGCAATGCCGGTCATAGCGCGTTGGACGTGGTCCTTGAGGGATTGCGTCGTCTGGAGTACCGCGGCTACGACTCCGCAGGCGTTGCGGTGGTATCGGACGGGGCCATCGAGTCCCGGAAGAAGTCGGGCAAGCTGAGCAACCTCCGGGCCGAGCTGGCGGAACACCCGCTGCCCGAGACCCTGACCGGCATCGGCCACACCCGCTGGGCCACGCACGGCGGCCCCACGGACCAGAACGCGCACCCGCACCTGGCCGACGGCGGGAAGCTGGCCCTGATCCACAACGGCATCATCGAAAACTTCGCCGAGCTCAAGCTGGGCCTGGTGGACAAGGGCTACAAGTTCGCGTCCGAAACCGACACCGAGGTCGCCGCCGTGCTCCTGGGCGACATCTTCCGCAACCAGTTGAACGGCAATGCCGACGGCGGCCTGGCCGTCGCCATGCAGCTCGCCTGCCAGCAGCTCGAGGGTGCGTTCACCCTCCTCGCCGTGCACGCTGACCAGCCCGACGTAGTGGTCGCTGCCCGCCGCAACTCCCCGCTGGTGGTTGGCCTGGGCGAGGGCGAGAACTTCCTCGGCTCGGACGTCTCCGGGTTCATTGACTACACCCGCCGCGCCGTGGAGCTGGGCCAGGACCAGATTGTCACCATCACCGCGGACTCCGTGGAGATCACGGACTTCTTCGGCGCCCCGGCCCAAGGCAAGGAATACCACGTTGACTGGGATCCCGAGGCGGCCACCAAGGGCGGCTTCAGCTCCTTCATGGAGAAGGAAATCCACGATCAGCCCGACGCTGTCCGCCAGACCCTGCTGGGCCGCTCGGACCTGAACGGCAACCTGACCCTGGATGAGCTGCGCATCGATCCGGAGGAGCTCAAGAAGGTCAACAAGATCATCGTGCTGGCCTGCGGCACCGCAGCCTACGCCGGGACCGTGGCGAAGTACGCCATCGAGAACTGGTGCCGGATCCCCACCGAGGTGGAGCTCGCGCACGAATTCCGCTACCGCGACCCGATCCTGGACGAGAACACCCTGGTGGTCTCCATCAGCCAGTCCGGCGAAACCATGGACACCCTGATGGCCGTCCGGTACGCACGCGAACAGGGCGCCAAGGCCATCTCCATCTGCAACACCAACGGCTCCACGATTCCCCGCGAGTCCGACGCCGTGCTCTACACCCACGCCGGCCCGGAGATCGCCGTCGCCTCCACCAAGGCCTTCCTGGCGCAGATCACCGCCGCCTACCTGCTGGGCCTGTACCTGGCGCAGCTGCGCGGCAACATCTTCTCCGGGCAGATCAAGGACGTCCTGGCTGACCTGGGCAAGATCCCGGACAAGATCCAGACCATCCTCGACGGCGCCGGCCCCCTCCGCGAACTGGCCCGCAGCATGGCCAACGAGCAGTCCGTCCTGTTCCTGGGCCGGCACGTGGGCTACCCCGTGGCACTCGAAGGCGCGCTTAAGCTCAAGGAAATCGCCTACATCCACGCCGAAGGCTTCGCCGCCGGCGAGCTGAAGCACGGCCCCATCGCGCTGGTCGAGGAAGGCAAGCCGGTGTTCGTGATTGTGCCGTCCCCGCGCGGCCGCGACTCGCTGCACGCCAAGGTGGTCTCCAACATCCAGGAAGTCCGCGCCCGCGGCGCCCGCACCCTGGTCATCGCCGAGGAAGGCGACGAAGCCGTGAAGGCCTACGCCGAGCACGTCTTCTACGTCCCGGAAACCCCGACGCTGCTGATGCCGCTGCTGACCACTGTCCCGCTGCAGATCTTCGCCGCCGAACTCGCCGCGGCCAAGGGCTACGACGTTGACCAGCCGCGCAACCTTGCCAAGAGCGTCACGGTCGAGTAA
- the mscL gene encoding large conductance mechanosensitive channel protein MscL: MLTGFKNFIMKGNVVDLAVAVVMGTAFGAVVTALVNKVLMPFIAGLVGSPNFDSFAKVDFNGNAMEFGVLLTAIVNFLLIAAAIYFVVVMPMNHMIERRNRRLGIDPDVKEESAEDPQIALLTEIRDSLQNRTM, from the coding sequence ATGTTGACAGGATTCAAGAATTTCATCATGAAGGGCAACGTCGTAGACCTTGCCGTCGCCGTTGTCATGGGTACAGCCTTCGGGGCGGTCGTCACCGCACTGGTGAACAAGGTACTCATGCCATTCATTGCAGGACTCGTGGGATCTCCGAACTTCGATAGCTTCGCCAAGGTTGACTTCAACGGCAACGCCATGGAATTTGGCGTTCTGCTGACCGCCATCGTCAACTTCCTGCTTATCGCTGCCGCCATCTACTTTGTGGTGGTTATGCCCATGAACCACATGATCGAGCGCCGCAACCGCCGGCTCGGCATCGATCCCGACGTCAAGGAAGAATCTGCCGAAGACCCGCAGATCGCCCTGCTCACCGAAATCCGCGACTCACTGCAGAACCGAACGATGTAG
- the rpsI gene encoding 30S ribosomal protein S9: MAQNEETTEAVEAEETLTSYTSESGAAEAAAPKKERPALTVAGAAVGRRKEAVARVRVVPGSGKWTINGRALDNYFPNKLHQQDVNEPFKILDLEGAYDVIARIHGGGISGQAGALRLGIARSLNEIDVDNNRATLKKAGYLRRDARIIERKKAGLKKARKAQQYSKR; the protein is encoded by the coding sequence GTGGCTCAGAACGAAGAGACCACCGAAGCCGTTGAGGCTGAGGAAACCCTGACCAGCTACACCTCTGAAAGCGGAGCCGCTGAAGCTGCTGCGCCCAAGAAGGAGCGCCCGGCACTCACTGTTGCCGGCGCAGCTGTTGGCCGCCGCAAGGAAGCCGTTGCCCGCGTCCGCGTTGTACCGGGCTCCGGCAAGTGGACCATCAACGGCCGTGCGCTGGACAACTACTTCCCGAACAAGCTGCACCAGCAGGACGTCAACGAGCCCTTCAAGATCCTGGATCTCGAAGGTGCCTACGACGTCATCGCCCGCATCCACGGCGGCGGCATCTCCGGCCAGGCCGGCGCCCTGCGCCTCGGCATCGCCCGTTCACTGAACGAGATCGACGTCGACAACAACCGCGCCACTCTTAAGAAGGCCGGTTACCTGCGCCGCGACGCACGCATCATCGAGCGCAAGAAGGCTGGCCTCAAGAAGGCCCGCAAGGCTCAGCAGTACTCCAAGCGCTAA
- the coaA gene encoding type I pantothenate kinase, whose amino-acid sequence MTLQRNEANGEGVSPFVELDRQTWSRLAAQMEQPLNEEDIVRLRGLGDPLDMKEIREVYLPLSRLLHLYVEAAGQLHSATTTFLGEKTQRTPFVIGVAGSVAVGKSTIARVLREMLRRWPGTPNVELITTDGFLYPLAELKRRQLLERKGFPESYDRRALLRFVSEVKGGAEEVRAPWYSHVTYDIVPDKEVVVRRPDVLIVEGLNVLAPARPRQDGRQGLALSDFFDFSIYVDAKTAYIEEWYVERFRRLQSTAFAQPESYFHRYASLSPSEAESTARDIWKRINEPNLEENVLPTRGRAQLVLTKDADHSIRRMLLRKV is encoded by the coding sequence GTGACTTTGCAACGCAACGAAGCGAACGGGGAGGGTGTCTCTCCGTTCGTTGAGCTGGACCGTCAGACCTGGTCCCGGCTCGCCGCCCAGATGGAGCAACCCCTTAACGAAGAGGACATTGTCCGTCTGCGTGGCCTCGGCGATCCACTGGATATGAAGGAGATCCGCGAGGTTTACCTGCCGTTGTCCCGGCTCCTGCACCTCTATGTCGAGGCCGCGGGCCAGCTGCATTCGGCCACCACCACCTTCCTGGGTGAGAAGACCCAGCGCACCCCCTTTGTGATTGGCGTGGCCGGCTCGGTGGCTGTGGGGAAGTCCACAATTGCGCGCGTGCTCCGGGAGATGCTGCGGCGCTGGCCCGGCACCCCGAACGTGGAGCTGATCACCACCGACGGCTTCCTCTACCCCCTGGCTGAACTCAAGCGCCGGCAGCTGCTGGAGCGCAAAGGTTTCCCCGAGTCCTACGACCGCCGGGCGCTGCTGCGTTTTGTGAGCGAGGTCAAGGGCGGCGCGGAGGAGGTCCGGGCGCCCTGGTACTCGCACGTCACCTACGACATCGTGCCGGACAAGGAAGTGGTGGTGCGCCGCCCCGATGTGCTCATTGTGGAGGGCCTGAACGTGCTTGCGCCGGCCCGCCCGCGCCAGGACGGCCGGCAGGGCCTGGCCCTGAGCGACTTCTTCGACTTCTCCATTTATGTGGACGCCAAGACCGCCTATATCGAGGAGTGGTACGTGGAACGGTTCCGCAGGCTCCAGAGCACGGCGTTCGCGCAGCCGGAGTCCTACTTCCACCGGTACGCGTCACTGTCCCCCAGCGAGGCGGAGAGCACCGCCCGGGACATCTGGAAGCGGATCAACGAGCCCAACCTGGAGGAAAACGTCCTCCCCACCCGCGGCCGGGCGCAGCTGGTGCTGACCAAGGATGCGGACCACTCCATCCGCCGCATGCTCCTGCGAAAGGTTTAA